CCCGGATTGTGTGGTGGGTTTTGTATTGCGGCAGGAGCTACTGCTGGCCTACGCCAAAGGCGAACACCAGAAAACTCTGGCGGATTTTCGCCGTGAAATGTTGATCCTGCCGGAAACAGCCACTATCTACCAAGCGTTCCAGAAAATGCTGTCCCGCCGCGTGCAGATTAGTGCGGTTATGGATGAATATGGCAGTCTCGAGGGCTTGGTGACCCTGGAGGATCTGCTGGAGACCCTGCTCGGCGAAGAAATTGTCGATGAGGCAGATAAAACACCCGACCGCCAGGAGCTGGCTAAGCGTTTGTGGCGCTGGAGATCGAAGAAGTACGGCCTCAAAGTCGACGAATCCGCAAACACAGAAGAGAACGCGGAAGAGGCTGGTCAAGGGCGCGACCGGGGCAGCGACTGATAAGAGCTTCATTGGTTAAAAAGTGATCACTTCTACGCTAGCCCAACACAGTGGGTATTGGGTATTGCCCGATTCCATAACTCGGGCGAAAGCAGGATAGAGCGCCAGCGGAATCTTTGACGGCCTCTGTGAATCTGGACAGGTTTTACTACCAATGCCTGCTAGGCTTGCAGAGCATATATATTGCCGCGCCTGCCCCGCTGGCAAGGCCGGTACCCAAGCCGCTAGAATACGCCGCTTCGGAACCTGACGGACTGAGATTTTAAAAATGGGAAATAGAACTCCTCTGTATGACACGCATGTCGCTATGGGCGGCAAAATGGTGGATTTCGGTGGATGGGACATGCCGCTGCACTACGGTTCGCAGCTGGATGAGCACAACAAGGTGCGCACCGATGCGGGGATGTTCGATGTCTCCCATATGACCGTGGTCGACGTAGATGGCGCCCAAGCCCGCGACTACCTGCGCTACCTGCTGGCCAATGATGTGGCCAAGCTGGATGGCAACCCGGGTAAGGCCCTTTACACCGGCATGCTCAATGACAAAGGCGGTGTGATTGACGACCTGATCGTCTACCTGCGCGATCCCGGCTATCGAGTGGTTGTTAACTGTGCAACTCGCGAGAAAGACCTGGCGTGGATGCGCAAGCAGGCAGAGTCCTTTGATGTGACCCTGACTGAGTGCCCGGATGTAGCGATGGTCGCTATCCAGGGCCCCAATGCCATCGAGAAAACCAAAGAGGTTTTGGGCATTGATTGGACTGCCGCGATAGACGCACTGAAAGTTTTCCAAAGTGTTGCCCGAGGTGGCTGGTTTGTAGCGCGCACCGGTTACACCGGTGAAGATGGCCTGGAAATTATGTTGCCGGGCGAAGACGCCAGTGGTTTCTGGCGCGCCCTGGCCGAAGCGGGCGTTTCCCCTTGTGGACTGGGTGCACGCGACACCCTGCGCCTGGAAGCGGGTATGAACCTGTACGGGCATGAGATGGACGATGAGACCTCTCCGCTGGTTGCCAACATGGCCTGGACGGTTGCCTGGGCACCGGAGAGCCGCAACTTTATCGGCCGTGGTGTTCTGGAGCAGGAAAAAGCCGATGGCATCAAGCACAAGCTTGTAGGCCTGGTGCTGGAAGAGCGCGGTGTATTGCGCGCAGGTCAACCGGTAGTGGTAGACGATAGTGATGACCGGGGTATCATTACCAGCGGCACTTTCTCCCCCACACTGGGTTACTCTATCGCCTTGGCGCGAGTTCCGGTGAGTGTTGGTGATACCGCACAGGTGGAAATCCGCAAGAAACTGCAGCCAGTCAAGGTGGTTAAGCCCTGCTTCGTACGCAACGGCAAGTCAGTTATTTAAGCGTCGCCCAGAGGTGTACGCGTCACTAAGACAATAAACTTAGATGCTTAATCAAGGGATAACAGCATGAGCGAAATCCGCAATGAATTGAAATACCTCTCCAGCCACGAGTGGGCACGCCTGGAAGAGGACGGCACCGTAACCATCGGCATCAGCGATCACGCTCAAGATGCCCTGGGTGATGTGGTTTACGTTGAGACTCCAGAAGTGGGCACCAACCTGGCTGCTGGTGACGAGGCAGGTGTAGTTGAATCCGTTAAAGCTGCCAGCGATATCTACTCCCCGGTTTCCGGTGAAGTCGTTGCTGTCAATGAAGCTCTGGAAGAAGCTCCGGAAACTGTAAACTCCTCTCCTTACGACGATGGCTGGTTCTTCCGCATCAAGCCCTCCGACGTGAGCGAGCTGGACAATATGCTGGATGCAGACACATATCGTTCAGAGTCTGAAGACTAATAGAGCGAATGTGCTGAAAAGCATATTAAAAAAAGGCTGTGGCTAATCCCCACAGCCTTTTTTGTTTTATAAGCGCCTAAATCAATTTCCGCTTATTGATCAAACGATACTGCGTTGCGAACTTCCTCATCATTCACAATCTGATCTAGCTGAGCTTTATAGGCCCGCAAGATATTGTTTTGTGGAGATTCACTAGCCTGCTCATCAACGACATCCCTTTCAGCAATATTCTTGGCAAGTAACTTCCCTTCTTCCAGGTTGTATACGAGGATGTCGGTATTCGTGTCGAAGTTGAATGCTGAAACCCAGTTCAAGTTAACACTGAAATACCACTCATTAAGCACAAGACTAATCATTTTTTCGGTGTTATTTTCTTCCATCAAGGCTTTGATGGCTTCATCACTCGGCACTTCATCTAAATCTACTGCTGTGGTATTCCAGCCGGTTTCATTCAAGCCGTGAGTCAATCGGCTTTGTAGAAACTGAGCAAGATTCTTTTCTTTATCTCCCGGCTCTGTAGCTAACACCTGATTAACATGCCAATCAACCGGGATACCAAATGAAACGTGGGCTTTACCTATAAAGTTCTTATCTTTCCCTTCTTGAACACGTTTGCGCTGATCAATAACAGAAATTAAAACAGGCTCTTTAGTTGTGTACTCTGCTTTTGCGGACTGCTCCTGTAGCGGAATAGGTGAAACACAGGCAGTGATCATTGTAACTAGTGCGAGAAGCGCTATCTTTTTTAGCACGATTTCATTCCTTGTTTTATATGCGATGGTTCATCATTGCGCACAAACTTCTAGTGAGTTTTAAATAAATGAGCGCCTTTATAGTGTATCACTGGGGCCAATTAATCCTTTAGATTTGTTTTTAAAGAATTTGGTACAATAGAACCAGCGTTATTGATTTTAAAAAATAAACTTGGGTCTTTCATCTTCTAAAGCTATCTATAACCAGAAAGGCCGCATTTGCTTATATGATTTCAGGAACAAAAGCACTAACAAAATTACTGTATTGGTTCTTCATCGGAAGATTGAGATCAACTTTCAGTCGGTTGCGACATGCTTTAACTGCCTCACCTGTGATGGGATTAAGTGCGTCTTTTTCGTAAGACTCCCAATAAATTCCTATTCCTCTTTTTTGCCAGTTCGGAAGGTCATTGAAGTTGATTCCCTTTTGGAAGAGGAATTCATTTTTATGAATTACTGACATTTTTGTAAATGTAGCAGCAGACTCTTCGGGAGATAAGCCTTCCTTGCGTAGGCTCCAGTAGCAGTGGGCATTCAGAGCGTTCCTGTGAGCATCCTCATTCCTCCAGCGGAAATAATCGATGACAAGCTGCCGATGGGGCAGCTGGCAAATACGGCAATCAAAAGCCCCAATGTCGCCTAGAAGTAAACTAAATTTTGCACTCGCCTCTCCTGCGAGGATTGAATTTAGTTTTCGCTCCTTCCTCTCGAAAGTATTCTCATTCAAATCAAGAAGTAGTGATATTTCATCGCTTTGTGTATATCCATAAAGAACCTTAAATCCACATTGCATCAGGTGCTTAACGGTTTCGATCATCATATCTCGAAATTTGGAGTCATAAGGTGCTTCAAAGCTATGTTTATCCTTAGTTAGTGTTGTAAAACAACGACCATCAATTCGAGCAACGATATATATACCAGGTAAAACACTATGATCATGCGCGGTTTCATATACACGCATTTTCTTATCTAACTCATTGAACTTCATTTTTCCACTCTTCTACTGTGAAATCCCCGTTTTTCATTGTTACATAATATAACTTGTCAAAGCCTTCTGTATATTCTGGTAGTTCCAGCTTGTTGTATGTCCCTTTTAGCCCAACGTCTGGTATTCGCTCTTTGCCCTTTCTGGAGGCATTTCTCTGAATACACTCAGTCAAGTTTGATGAAAAATAATACCCAATGACTTCAAAGCGGTGCTCTTTAAGGCCATTAATATACTTTTCCCGCTCTGCTTTCGTTGGATTTGTGTTGTCAATCACAACTGGCTGCTTAGATTCCAAGCAAGCATTGAAGAGAATATTCTCTCTATGCCGCGTTCTAAGCATATCCATATTCAGGCGGAGATGGCTTTTATAAAAGTTATTAAGATAAAAAGAGGATTTTCCGCTGGCTTGTAAGCCAATGAATATAACACCATTCATGGTTCGTCGCTCCGTTTAATAGATGATTAAATGCTAAGCCGGTTATGCCGAAATCGTCATCTTGATAGCTTGCCGAACCAGTGAACCAACTCCCGACTTTCATTGTCAC
This DNA window, taken from Microbulbifer sp. VAAF005, encodes the following:
- the gcvH gene encoding glycine cleavage system protein GcvH, which gives rise to MSEIRNELKYLSSHEWARLEEDGTVTIGISDHAQDALGDVVYVETPEVGTNLAAGDEAGVVESVKAASDIYSPVSGEVVAVNEALEEAPETVNSSPYDDGWFFRIKPSDVSELDNMLDADTYRSESED
- a CDS encoding AAA family ATPase — translated: MNGVIFIGLQASGKSSFYLNNFYKSHLRLNMDMLRTRHRENILFNACLESKQPVVIDNTNPTKAEREKYINGLKEHRFEVIGYYFSSNLTECIQRNASRKGKERIPDVGLKGTYNKLELPEYTEGFDKLYYVTMKNGDFTVEEWKNEVQ
- a CDS encoding tRNA(His) guanylyltransferase Thg1 family protein, giving the protein MKFNELDKKMRVYETAHDHSVLPGIYIVARIDGRCFTTLTKDKHSFEAPYDSKFRDMMIETVKHLMQCGFKVLYGYTQSDEISLLLDLNENTFERKERKLNSILAGEASAKFSLLLGDIGAFDCRICQLPHRQLVIDYFRWRNEDAHRNALNAHCYWSLRKEGLSPEESAATFTKMSVIHKNEFLFQKGINFNDLPNWQKRGIGIYWESYEKDALNPITGEAVKACRNRLKVDLNLPMKNQYSNFVSAFVPEII
- the gcvT gene encoding glycine cleavage system aminomethyltransferase GcvT, with amino-acid sequence MGNRTPLYDTHVAMGGKMVDFGGWDMPLHYGSQLDEHNKVRTDAGMFDVSHMTVVDVDGAQARDYLRYLLANDVAKLDGNPGKALYTGMLNDKGGVIDDLIVYLRDPGYRVVVNCATREKDLAWMRKQAESFDVTLTECPDVAMVAIQGPNAIEKTKEVLGIDWTAAIDALKVFQSVARGGWFVARTGYTGEDGLEIMLPGEDASGFWRALAEAGVSPCGLGARDTLRLEAGMNLYGHEMDDETSPLVANMAWTVAWAPESRNFIGRGVLEQEKADGIKHKLVGLVLEERGVLRAGQPVVVDDSDDRGIITSGTFSPTLGYSIALARVPVSVGDTAQVEIRKKLQPVKVVKPCFVRNGKSVI